TCACCGACCTCCCCAACCGCCGGCACTTCGACCTCGCGCTGGCCGAGACGCTGGCGGGGGCGCAGCGGGCGGGGCAGCCGCTGGCGCTGCTGTTCGTGGACATCGACGGCTTCAAGCTGATCAACGACACCCTGGGCCACGAGGCGGGCGACGAGGTGCTGCGGCGGCTGGCGGGGCGCTTCCGGGCGTTCTGCGGGGGGACGGACCTGTGCGTGCGCATCAGCGGGGACGAGTTCGTGGTGGTGCTGCCGGGTCGGGGGCGGGACGAGGCGGTGGCGGCGGCGCGCGGGCTGCTGGGGCAGTTGGGTGGCCCCCTGCACGTGCAGGGGGCTGCCGTGGCGGTGAGCGCCAGCATCGGGGTGAGTGTCTTTCCCGAGGACGGGCGGGACGCGGGGGCCCTGGTGCGGCACGCCGACATCGCCATGTACCAGGTCAAGGGCAGCGGCAAGAACGGGGTGCGGCCCTACACCCCGGCGCTCGACGAGCAGGTCGAGCGCCGCACGCTGCTGGAACGCGACCTGCAGACCGCCCTGAGCCGGGACGAACTGGTGCTGGAGTACCAGGGGCTGTATGACCTGCACCGCGGGGAGCTGCTGAAGGTGGAGGCGCTCTTGCGCTGGCGGCACCCGCAACTGGGGCGGGTGTCGCCGGCGGAGTTCATCCCGCTGGCCGAGAGCAGCGGGGCGATCGTGCCCATCGGGGCCTGGGTCCTGCGCGCCGCCTGTGCCCAGGTCCGCCACTGGCAGCAGCGC
This sequence is a window from Deinococcus aerius. Protein-coding genes within it:
- a CDS encoding putative bifunctional diguanylate cyclase/phosphodiesterase; the protein is MTETYFWVPALYVLSFFVPHVRGGRLVSFLFFGLTLLLSVAYVALHLGSGLDTTVVFALTQYNLANLTLLALAHAFLGFKERVVRAEARAETLQRLAYTDLLTDLPNRRHFDLALAETLAGAQRAGQPLALLFVDIDGFKLINDTLGHEAGDEVLRRLAGRFRAFCGGTDLCVRISGDEFVVVLPGRGRDEAVAAARGLLGQLGGPLHVQGAAVAVSASIGVSVFPEDGRDAGALVRHADIAMYQVKGSGKNGVRPYTPALDEQVERRTLLERDLQTALSRDELVLEYQGLYDLHRGELLKVEALLRWRHPQLGRVSPAEFIPLAESSGAIVPIGAWVLRAACAQVRHWQQR